The Eriocheir sinensis breed Jianghai 21 chromosome 21, ASM2467909v1, whole genome shotgun sequence genome includes a region encoding these proteins:
- the LOC127001562 gene encoding uncharacterized PE-PGRS family protein PE_PGRS54-like isoform X17: MWKVVVVAAALSVAAVAGEGGQEAQLSGPGLSLGELLRGSRESSGEYRVRHFGRGGGDDDDSEEFPPLMPYEFAYEVKDDATTNYQNRVEFVEDGVLRGSYSLLSPDGVVRTSVYSDTGNGFEVTLHEVPTDIVVIGSGLPGDPALKAGGTYRYYDSRDSGSRESFRPSFSRSGGFEAFSKASEGFDGSSRGSAIFSSSSNRDFSSKNKQSSREESSRREESERREESSRRDESRREESSRRDESRREESEGSRFEFLTNDKSALEAFDRESASQGFSGGSRDSEASSRRKESRREESEGYKYELLTNDKSALEAFDRESASQGFSGGSRDSEASSRHEESGGFGEFSHAFASSFSQQGGSGGGSGGGSGGGSGGGSGGGLGGGFGGGSGGGSEGGSGGSRGGFGGGSEGGSLGGSGGSSGGSGGGSGGGFVGTGSGSGHGGSGGGSGGGYEGGLGGGSGGGFGGGSEGGSFGGEFGGSGGGSGGGSDGGSGGGSSGGSGGGSGGGFVGTGGGSGHGGSSGGSDGGSGGGFGGGSGGSGGGSHGGSSGSGGGSGGGSGGSGRGSHGGSGGSGGGSGGGSHGGLGGSGGGFGGEFGGSGGGSGGGSGGSGGGSGGGSGGSGGGSHGGSGGSGGGSHGGSGGSGGGFGGGSGGSGGGSHGGSGGSDGGFGGGSGGSGGGSHGGSGGSDGGFGGGSGGSGGGSHGGSGGSDGGFGGGSGGSGGGSHGGSGGSDGGFGGGSGGSGGGSHGGSGGSDGGFGGGSGGSGGGSHGGSGGSDGGFGGGSGGSGGGSHGGSSGSGGGSHGGLSGSDGGFGGGSGGSGGGFGVGSGGSGGGSHGGSGGSDGGFGGGSGGSGGGSHGGSGGSDGGFGGGSGGSGGGSHGGSSGSGGEFGGGFGGSGGGSHGGSGGSDGGFGGGSGGSGGGSHGGSSGSDGGFGGGSGGSGGGSHGGSGGSGDGFGGGSGGGSDGGSGGSGGEFGGGSGGSFGGSHGGSGGSGGGSGGGSGGSGGGSDGGSGSGSGGSGGGFGGGSGGSHGGSGASGGGSGGGSSGSGGGSHGGSGGGFGGGSGGSGGGSHGGSGGSGGRSGGGSSGGSDGGSGGGFGGGLDIGLGFGTDGPGGSGSGIELGLGLGGGPGIELGFGTDGPGGFGGEPGGSGGGFGGGPGGSGGGSHGGSGGSGGGSGGGSGGSGGGFDGGSGGGSGVSGGGFGGGLDIGLGFGAGDGPGGSGGGLGGSVGGFGGRPGGSDGGFGDGSGGSGGFGGGFGGGPGGGFGGGSGGSGGSGGFGGGFGGGPGGGFGGGSGGSGGFGGGFGGGPGGGFGGGSGGSGGGSGGGAGGSGGGVSGGGAGGGGVNLQDKAVFIIHPDFFKTGAGAGLTGLPEVTEPIIIVSDNKFAQGGGGAGVGFSNALGGGGFAGAFSSVNRLGEAAAADTTAAHSSGAASTATAEEVSTSSGKSGSTSTSAIESASSLGSASISASSPSSEGFVASTFSSNGLTVGSATGDSTSASSGSFGRSTIENVSSSASAAEGASSSGATKSASFSSASESSGSATDGASFLTSASEGGSSSHGSVSSGSGTEGAFLFDASGSSLGSAAEVDTSLGSAAEVASSSSATEVASSGSAAEVTFSGSAAEVASSSGAAEVTSSNSAAEVTSSNAAAAASSGSAAEGVSSSSSGGFDASTFNSRKLSVESSTKDSSSSSSRKGGVLTITSSSLDGSSGINKAVTDESSGRGQSVLDSGASGGTKNIEKAANAKPASSGQIGLNGFSTSFSEGGSQQFIISSSGDASRFDSHRFSSSGSGGSSSSGASSSAILHSQSGGDLKLQAPDQLLKILNPGQTARGLQGIRGSSGQGGAVFFTQETDLASSQGGKTSITQLPVTRVTTVTHLPDDSKQGSSILKIAGSSTGFKNNQNVFTSPPSGAARFFASASNTKTFQASGKKSAGNKIVSISGSGTLTTLPTGDTVLALGSKQPIAISTSQGVIRNSRRTAPFSTTNSRQQRPRRIRGRLLRSL, from the exons CCACTCATGCCCTACGAGTTCGCATACGAGGTGAAAGACGACGCCACGACCAATTACCAGAACAGAGTGGAGTTCGTTGAGGATGGCGTGTTGCGGGGGAGCTACAGCCTCCTCTCCCCTGACGGTGTGGTTCGAACTTCCGTCTATTCCGACACCGGCAATGGCTTCGAG GTGACCCTCCACGAAGTGCCAACAGACATCGTGGTCATCGGCTCAGGCCTCCCTGGTGACCCCGCGCTCAAGGCCGGGGGCACGTACAGGTACTACGACTCTCGCGACTCAGGCTCAAGGGAGTCCTTCCGGCCATCTTTCAGCAGGAGCGGTGGATTTGAGGCTTTCTCTAAAGCATCAGAAGGGTTTGACGGGTCTTCAAGAGGGTCAGCTATCTTTAGTTCATCGAGCAACAGAGACTTTTCATCGAAAAATAAACAGTCAAGTCGCGAAGAGTCATCCAGGCGCGAAGAATCGGAAAGGCGCGAAGAATCGTCGAGACGCGATGAGTCAAGACGCGAAGAATCGTCGAGACGCGATGAGTCAAGACGCGAAGAATCCGAAGGCTCCAGATTTGAATTTTTAACGAATGACAAGAGTGCCTTGGAAGCCTTCGACAGGGAGAGCGCCAGCCAAGGCTTCTCTGGTGGGTCTAGGGACTCCGAGGCTTCGTCGAGACGCAAAGAGTCAAGACGCGAAGAATCCGAAGGCTACAAATATGAATTGTTGACGAATGACAAGAGTGCCTTGGAAGCCTTCGACAGGGAGAGCGCCAGCCAAGGCTTCTCTGGCGGGTCTAGGGACTCCGAGGCTTCGTCGAGACACGAAGAGTCTGGAGGCTTTGGAGAGTTCTCGCATGCCTTCGCGTCATCGTTCTCCCAGCAGGGAGGATCTGGAGGTGGATCAGGTGGTGGATCTGGAGGTGGATCAGGTGGTGGATCTGGTGGTGGATTAGGTGGTGGATTTGGTGGTGGATCAGGTGGTGGATCTGAGGGTGGATCAGGTGGATCAAGAGGTGGATTCGGTGGTGGATCTGAGGGTGGATCATTAGGTGGATCTGGAGGATCAAGTGGTGGATCTGGTGGTGGATCAGGGGGTGGATTTGTTGGAACTGGTAGTGGATCAGGTCACGGTGGATCTGGTGGTGGATCAGGTGGTGGATATGAGGGTGGATTAGGTGGTGGATCAGGGGGTGGATTCGGTGGTGGATCTGAGGGTGGATCATTTGGTGGTGAATTTGGTGGATCAGGTGGTGGATCTGGTGGTGGATCAGATGGTGGATCTGGAGGTGGGTCAAGTGGTGGATCTGGTGGTGGATCAGGGGGTGGATTTGTTGGAACTGGTGGTGGATCAGGTCACGGTGGATCAAGTGGTGGATCTGACGGTGGATCAGGTGGCGGATtcggtggtggttctggtggatCAGGTGGGGGATCACATGGTGGTTCAAGTGGATCAGGTGGCGGATccggtggtggttctggtggatCAGGTCGCGGATCACATGGTGGTTCTGGTGGATCAGGTGGCGGATCAGGTGGCGGATCACATGGTGGTTTAGGTGGATCAGGTGGCGGATTCGGTGGTGAATTTGGTGGATCAGGTGGCGGATccggtggtggttctggtggatCAGGTGGCGGATccggtggtggttctggtggatCAGGTGGGGGATCACATGGTGGTTCTGGTGGATCAGGTGGCGGATCACATGGTGGTTCAGGTGGATCAGGTGGCGGATTCGGAGGTGGATCTGGTGGATCAGGTGGCGGATCACATGGTGGTTCAGGTGGATCAGATGGCGGATTCGGTGGTGGATCTGGTGGATCAG GTGGCGGATCACATGGTGGTTCAGGTGGATCAGATGGCGGATTCGGTGGTGGATCTGGTGGATCAG GTGGCGGATCACATGGTGGTTCAGGTGGATCAGATGGCGGATTCGGTGGTGGATCTGGTGGATCAGGTGGGGGATCACATGGTGGTTCTGGTGGATCAGATGGCGGATTCGGTGGTGGATCTGGTGGATCAGGTGGGGGATCACATGGTGGTTCTGGTGGATCAGATGGCGGATTCGGTGGTGGATCTGGTGGATCCGGTGGCGGATCACATGGTGGTTCTGGTGGATCAGATGGCGGATTCGGTGGTGGATCTGGTGGATCAGGTGGGGGATCACATGGTGGTTCTAGTGGATCAGGTGGCGGATCACATGGTGGTTTAAGTGGATCAGATGGCGGATTCGGTGGTGGATCTGGTGGATCAGGTGGCGGATTCGGAGTTGGATCTGGTGGATCAGGTGGCGGATCACATGGTGGTTCAGGTGGATCAGATGGCGGATTCGGTGGTGGATCTGGTGGATCAGGTGGGGGATCACATGGTGGTTCTGGTGGATCAGATGGCGGATTCGGTGGTGGATCTGGTGGATCAGGTGGGGGATCACATGGTGGTTCTAGTGGATCAGGTGGTGAATTCGGTGGTGGATTTGGTGGATCAGGTGGCGGATCACATGGTGGTTCAGGTGGATCAGATGGCGGATTCGGTGGTGGATCTGGTGGATCAGGTGGGGGATCACATGGTGGTTCTAGTGGATCAGATGGCGGATTCGGTGGTGGATCTGGTGGATCAGGTGGGGGATCACATGGTGGTTCAGGTGGATCAGGTGACGGATTCGGTGGTGGATCTGGTGGCGGATCCGATGGTGGATCAGGTGGATCAGGTGGCGAGTTCGGTGGTGGATCTGGTGGATCATTTGGCGGATCACATGGAGGTTCAGGTGGATCAGGTGGGGGATCCGGTGGTGGATCTGGTGGATCAGGTGGCGGATCCGATGGTGGATCAGGTAGTGGTTCAGGTGGATCAGGTGGCGGATTCGGTGGGGGATCTGGTGGATCACATGGTGGTTCAGGTGCATCAGGTGGGGGATCCGGTGGTGGATCTAGTGGATCAGGTGGCGGATCACATGGTGGTTCAGGTGGAGGATTCGGTGGTGGATCTGGTGGATCAGGTGGCGGATCACATGGTGGTTCAGGTGGATCAGGTGGGAGATCCGGTGGTGGATCAAGTGGCGGATCCGATGGTGGATCAGGTGGCGGATTCGGTGGTGGACTTGATATTGGACTCGGTTTTGGAACTGATGGACCTGGTGGATCAGGATCTGGTATTGAACTCGGTTTGGGACTTGGTGGTGGACCTGGTATTGAGCTCGGGTTTGGAACTGATGGACCTGGTGGATTCGGTGGTGAACCTGGTGGATCAGGAGGTGGATTCGGTGGTGGACCTGGTGGATCAGGTGGCGGATCACATGGTGGTTCAGGTGGATCAGGTGGCGGATccggtggtggttctggtggatCAGGTGGTGGATTCGATGGTGGATCAGGTGGTGGTTCAGGTGTATCAGGTGGCGGATTCGGTGGTGGACTTGATATTGGACTCGGTTTTGGAGCTGGTGATGGACCTGGTGGGTCAGGAGGTGGACTTGGTGGATCAGTTGGCGGATTCGGTGGTCGACCTGGTGGATCAGATGGTGGATTCGGTGATGGATCAGGTGGGTCAGGTGGATTCGGTGGCGGATTCGGAGGTGGACCAGGAGGTGGATTCGGTGGTGGATCAGGTGGATCAGGTGGATCAGGTGGATTCGGTGGCGGATTCGGTGGTGGACCAGGAGGTGGATTCGGTGGTGGATCAGGTGGATCAGGTGGATTCGGTGGCGGATTCGGTGGTGGACCAGGAGGTGGATTCGGTGGTGGATCAGGTGGATCAGGTGGTGGATctggtggtggagcaggtggaTCTGGTGGCGGGGTCAGTGGTGGAGgggccggcggcggcggcgtcaacCTACAGGACAAGGCCGTGTTCATCATTCACCCTGACTTCTTCAAGACCGGCGCGGGCGCCGGCCTGACGGGCCTGCCGGAAGTGACGGAGCCCATTATTATCGTGAGTGACAATAAATTTGCCCAGGGTGGGGGTGGGGCTGGCGTAGGTTTCAGTAATGCTCTGGGCGGAGGAGGGTTTGCGGGAGCCTTTAGCAGCGTGAACAGGCTGggagaggctgctgctgctgacacCACAGCGGCTCACTCAAGCGGTGCTGCATCAACTGCTACCGCCGAAGAAGTAAGTACATCCTCTGGTAAAAGTGGATCGACCTCGACCAGTGCCATTGAAAGCGCTTCATCCTTAGGCAGTGCCTCAATAAGCGCTTCTTCTCCAAGCAGTGAAGGCTTCGTTGCATCCACCTTCAGCTCCAACGGATTGACTGTTGGAAGTGCGACAGGTGATTCTACCTCTGCCTCGAGTGGATCATTTGGAAGAAGTACCATCGAAAATGTCTCATCCTCAGCTAGTGCCGCTGAAGGAGCATCTTCAAGTGGTGCTACAAAGAGTGCTTCATTCTCCAGTGCAAGTGAATCATCGGGCAGCGCCACTGATGGTGCTTCTTTTTTAACTAGTGCTTCCGAAGGTGGTTCATCCTCCCACGGATCAGTTTCCTCAGGGAGTGGAACTGAAGGCGCCTTTTTATTTGATGCAAGTGGATCTTCCCTAGGCAGTGCGGCTGAAGTTGATACTTCTTTAGGCAGTGCCGCTGAAGTAGCCTCCTCAAGCAGTGCCACTGAAGTGGCCTCCTCAGGCAGTGCCGCTGAAGTGACCTTCTCAGGTAGTGCCGCTGAAGTGGCCTCCTCAAGCGGTGCCGCTGAAGTGACCTCCTCAAATAGTGCCGCTGAAGTGACCTCAAGCAATGCCGCTGCAGCGGCTTCCTCAGGCAGTGCCGCTGAAGGTGTTTCTTCTTCGAGCAGTGGAGGGTTCGATGCATCTACATTCAACTCTAGAAAACTATCTGTAGAAAGCAGCACAAAagattcttcatcttcttccagcAGAAAAGGTGGAGTTCTAACAATTACTTCCTCTAGCTTGGATGGATCATCTGGTATCAACAAAGCGGTAACTGATGAGTCGTCTGGCAGGGGACAATCAGTTCTCGATAGTGGAGCATCAGGAGGaacaaaaaatattgaaaaggcAGCCAATGCAAAACCAGCTTCTTCGGGTCAAATTGGGCTGAATGGATTTAGCACGTCCTTCAGTGAAGGCGGATCACAACAGTTTATAATATCCTCTAGTGGAGACGCATCCAGGTTTGACTCCCACAGATTTTCCAGCAGTGGATCCGGTGGCTCTTCAAGCAGTGGGGCGTCAAGCAGTGCCATTTTGCACAGCCAAAGCGGTGGTGACTTAAAACTGCAGGCACCGGACCAGTTACTGAAGATTCTCAATCCAGGCCAAACAGCTCGCGGGCTTCAGGGTATCCGCGGCAGTTCGGGCCAGGGCGGGGCTGTCTTCTTTACGCAGGAAACTGACCTGGCCTCTTCCCAGGGCGGCAAAACCTCCATCACACAACTGCCAGTCACTCGCGTCACCACCGTGACACACCTCCCTGACGATTCTAAGCAAGGCTCTTCCATCTTGAAAATAGCTGGCAGTTCCACGGGCTTCAAGAATAACCAGAACGTGTTCACAAGCCCACCGTCAGGTGCTGCACGATTCTTTGCATCAGCATCAAACACAAAAACTTTTCAGGCGAGTGGCAAGAAGTCAGCAGGAAACAAAATTGTTAGCATATCCGGCTCAGGAACACTCACGACTCTTCCTACTGGTGACACTGTCCTCGCCTTGGGCAGCAAACAACCCATTGCAATTTCCACTTCCCAGGGCGTCATCAGGAACAGCCGGAGGACCGCGCCCTTTTCCACCACCAACTCGAGGCAGCAACGACCGAGGCGAATCCGAGGGCGGCTTCTGAGGTCACTCTAA